One Odocoileus virginianus isolate 20LAN1187 ecotype Illinois chromosome 4, Ovbor_1.2, whole genome shotgun sequence DNA segment encodes these proteins:
- the ZBTB38 gene encoding zinc finger and BTB domain-containing protein 38, whose protein sequence is MTVMSLSRDLKDNLHSDTVLSILNEQRIRGILCDVTIIVEDTKFKAHSNVLAASSLYFKNIFWSHTICISSHVLELDDLKAEVFTEILNYIYSSTVVVKRQETVTDLAAAGKKLGISFLEDLTDRNFSSSPGPYVFCITEKGVVKEEKNEKRHEEPAITNGPRITNAFSIIETENSNNMFSPLDLRASFKKVSDSMRNTSLCLERTDVCHEVEPVRTLAEHSYAVSAVSSVAEAYRSQPAREQDSSSPAKTGKENSEAVAAKPKTCRKPKTPSVPQESDSTPENIPAPPASNLEVPQEETPQPAAVLSLSKSPSHNEGEVQFPRAEENKSSDVPGPPAAEVPPLVYNCSCCSKSFESSTLLSAHMQLHKPTQEPLVCKHCNKQFSTLNRLDRHEQICMRSSHMPVPGGNQRFLENYPTIGQNGSSFTAPEPLLAENRIGDFSSPGSTLPETEHMVKFVNGQMLYSCVVCKRSYVTLSSLRRHANVHSWRRTYPCHYCNKVFALAEYRTRHEIWHTGERRYQCIFCLETFMTYYILKNHQKSFHAIDHRLSISKKTANGGLKPSVYPYKLYRLLPMKCKRAPYKSYRHSSYENARENSQLNEPAPGPYVIQNPHSSELPTLNFQDSVNTLTNSPAIPLETPARQDVPTSASIQNVEGTKWGKRGELKVDLDNNFYSTEVSVSSTENAVSSDPQAGDVPVLAVSNGSENSTSVISYSGSAPSVIVHSSQFSSVIMHSNAVAAMTSRNPRGAPSDQTVSQTPKEDGKPTEPDKVGRAVSRPKSMKEKKKAGPCNRGEIPEESKFTADPGGSLGKTTNTMKEMSKIETYIAKPALPGTSTNSNVAPLCQITVKIGNEAIVKRHILGSKLFYKRGRRPKYQTQEETLPQESDQEANGDNPLGLCQSECMEMNEMFDDASDQDSTDKPWRPYYNYKPKKKSRQLRKMRKANWRKEHENRSPSSKCRYPADLDCAVGKAPPEKAFEEEENKEMPKLQCELCDDGDKASGAGSQGRPHRHLTARPYACELCAKQFQSPSTLKMHMRCHTGEKPYQCKTCGRCFSVHGNLQKHERIHLGVKEFVCQYCNKAFTLNETLKIHERIHTGEKRYHCQFCFQSFLYLSTKRNHEQRHIREHNGKGYACFQCPKICKTAAALGMHQKKHLFKSPSQQEKAEGDTGHESSNPLENPHFIDSEGTNQKDNVQTVVDNVL, encoded by the coding sequence ATGACAGTCATGTCCCTTTCCAGGGACCTCAAGGACAACTTACACAGCGACACAGTGCTCTCCATCTTAAATGAGCAGCGCATTCGCGGCATTTTGTGTGATGTCACTATCATTGTGGAAGACACCAAGTTTAAAGCCCACAGCAATGTCCTGGCTGCTTCAAGCCTTTATTTCAAAAACATCTTTTGGAGCCATACCATCTGTATTTCCAGCCACGTCCTGGAGCTGGATGATCTCAAAGCTGAAGTGTTTACAGAAATTCTCAATTATATCTACAGCTCCACAGTCGTCGTCAAGAGACAGGAAACTGTCACTGATCTCGCAGCTGCTGGGAAAAAGCTGGGAATATCCTTCTTGGAAGATCTTACTGATCGCAACTTCTCCAGTTCCCCGGGTCCCTATGTATTCTGCATTACTGAAAAGGGAGTggtcaaggaagaaaaaaatgaaaaaaggcatGAAGAACCAGCCATCACTAACGGGCCAAGGATCACAAATGCATTTTCCATCattgaaacagaaaacagtaatAACATGTTCTCTCCACTGGACTTGAGAGCAAGTTTCAAAAAGGTCTCCGACTCCATGAGAAACACCAGCCTCTGCCTGGAGAGGACTGACGTCTGCCACGAGGTGGAGCCCGTGCGCACCCTCGCCGAGCACTCCTATGCCGTGTCTGCCGTGTCTTCCGTGGCTGAGGCTTACAGAAGTCAGCCTGCCCGGGAACAGGACAGCAGTTCACCTGCAAAAACAGGGAAGGAGAACTCCGAAGCTGTTGCAGCAAAACCGAAAACATGCCGAAAGCCAAAGACACCCTCCGTACCCCAGGAATCAGATTCCACTCCAGAAAATATACCAGCCCCTCCAGCAAGCAACTTGGAGGTGCCTCAAGAAGAAACTCCACAGCCAGCTGCAGTTCTTTCCCTTTCAAAATCTCCCAGCCACAACGAAGGAGAGGTCCAATTTCCCAGGGCGGAGGAAAATAAATCCTCTGATGTCCCCGGGCCGCCAGCCGCTGAGGTGCCGCCTCTCGTTTACAACTGCAGCTGTTGTTCCAAATCTTTTGAGAGCAGCACTTTGCTCAGTGCCCACATGCAGCTTCACAAGCCGACCCAGGAGCCCTTGGTGTGCAAGCACTGCAACAAGCAGTTCAGCACCCTCAACAGGCTGGATCGGCACGAGCAGATCTGCATGAGGTCAAGCCACATGCCCGTTCCTGGAGGGAATCAGCGCTTCTTAGAAAACTATCCCACCATTGGACAGAATGGAAGTTCATTCACAGCTCCAGAACCTTTATTAGCTGAGAATAGGATTGGTGACTTTTCCAGTCCCGGGAGCACTCTGCCAGAAACAGAACACATGGTTAAATTTGTTAATGGGCAAATGCTCTATAGCTGCGTGGTGTGCAAACGCAGTTATGTGACTTTATCCAGCCTCCGAAGACATGCAAATGTtcactcctggaggagaacatatcCTTGCCATTACTGCAACAAAGTGTTTGCTTTGGCTGAGTACAGGACAAGACATGAGATTTGGCACACAGGGGAAAGGCGGTATCAGTGCATTTTCTGTCTGGAGACGTTCATGACCTACTATATACTCAAAAACCACCAGAAGTCTTTCCATGCCATCGATCATAGACTTTCCATCAGTAAAAAAACGGCAAACGGAGGCTTGAAGCCTAGTGTCTATCCATATAAACTTTACAGGCTCCTGCCCATGAAATGCAAGAGAGCTCCTTACAAGAGCTACCGACATTCTTCCTATGAAAATGCTCGAGAAAACAGTCAGCTGAATGAGCCTGCACCTGGTCCCTATGTTATTCAGAATCCACACAGCTCTGAATTACCTACTCTGAATTTCCAGGACAGTGTAAACACCTTGACCAACAGTCCAGCCATCCCATTGGAAACACCAGCACGTCAGGACGTGCCCACTTCGGCCAGTATACAAAACGTAGAGGGTACCAAATGGGGCAAGAGGGGAGAGTTGAAAGTGGATCTGGACAATAACTTTTATTCCACAGAGGTGTCTGTTTCTTCCACTGAAAACGCTGTCAGCTCGGACCCCCAGGCAGGGGACGTGCCTGTTTTGGCCGTGAGTAACGGCAGTGAGAACTCCACTTCTGTGATCAGCTACAGTGGCTCAGCCCCCTCGGTCATCGTGCACAGCAGTCAGTTTTCATCGGTGATAATGCACAGCAATGCCGTTGCTGCCATGACCAGCCGCAACCCCAGAGGAGCCCCTTCAGATCAGACTGTCAGTCAGACCCCAAAAGAGGATGGCAAGCCCACTGAGCCAGACAAAGTTGGGAGGGCCGTCAGCAGACCCAAGAgcatgaaggagaaaaagaaagctggcCCATGTAACAGGGGAGAAATACCAGAGGAGTCCAAATTCACTGCTGATCCTGGAGGCTCACTGGGCAAAACTACAAATACCATGAAAGAAATGAGTAAAATTGAAACCTACATAGCAAAGCCCGCTCTCCCGGGAACCTCCACAAACAGCAACGTCGCGCCCCTTTGTCAAATAACGGTGAAAATCGGGAATGAAGCCATTGTGAAGAGGCACATCCTTGGCTCTAAACTGTTCTATAAGAGAGGGCGGAGACCCAAATACCAAACGCAGGAGGAGACGCTGCCCCAGGAGAGCGACCAGGAAGCCAACGGAGACAACCCTCTCGGGCTCTGCCAGTCCGAGTGCATGGAGATGAACGAGATGTTTGACGATGCCAGTGACCAGGATTCCACAGACAAACCGTGGCGCCCGTACTACAACTACAAACCCAAGAAGAAATCCAGACAGTTGAGAAAAATGAGGAAGGCCAACTGGAGGAAGGAGCACGAAAACAGGAGCCCGAGCAGTAAGTGTAGATACCCGGCCGACCTGGACTGTGCAGTGGGCAAGGCTCCGCCGGAGAAGGCCTTCGAGGAAGAGGAAAACAAGGAGATGCCTAAGCTGCAGTGTGAACTCTGCGACGACGGAGACAAAGCCTCGGGGGCCGGGAGCCAAGGGAGGCCCCACCGGCATCTCACGGCCCGGCCTTACGCATGCGAGCTCTGCGCCAAGCAGTTCCAGAGCCCCTCCACCCTCAAAATGCACATGCGGTGCCACACGGGAGAGAAGCCATACCAGTGCAAGACCTGTGGCCGGTGCTTCTCTGTGCATGGCAACCTCCAAAAGCATGAGCGCATCCACCTGGGCGTGAAGGAGTTCGTCTGTCAGTACTGCAACAAGGCCTTCACATTGAACGAGACCCTCAAAATCCACGAAAGGATCCACACGGGAGAAAAACGATACCACTGTCAGTTCTGCTTTCAGAGTTTTTTGTATCTGTCCACGAAAAGGAATCATGAGCAGAGGCATATCAGGGAGCATAATGGGAAGGGCTATGCCTGCTTCCAGTGCCCCAAAATTTGCAAAACAGCTGCTGCCCTGGGAATGCACCAGAAGAAACACTTGTTCAAAAGCCCCAGTCAGCAGGAGAAAGCAGAAGGTGACACAGGCCACGAAAGCTccaatcccctggagaatccacatTTCATTGATTCAGAAGGCACTAACCAAAAGGATAATGTACAAACCGTTGTTGATAATGTCCTTTGA